The following coding sequences are from one Microbacterium wangchenii window:
- a CDS encoding ABC-F family ATP-binding cassette domain-containing protein has translation MPTLSPALLFDSVSLVWDDGTLALDGVSGSFGSGRTGLVGRNGSGKSTLLRIAAGDLAPTSGQVIRSGEVAYLPQRLSLDVDRPVAELLGVAGALSALRAIESGDADPRHFDALGDDWDVEARATAALAEAGLPSGALERTIGSLSGGEAILAAIAGIRLGGAPITLLDEPTNNLDRGARARLADMVRSWRGTLVVVSHDVSLLELMDDTAELYANALSVFGGPYSQWRAWLDAEQDAARQAERAAAQVLRREKRDRVAAERTLASRAHMGHKAQVEKRVPGIVSGNRKRAAEVSAGRLRTEVREKENEARAALDAAERRVRDDQAVRIDLPDPGVAAGRRILSVGDAEHSWIVQGPERVALIGPNGIGKTTLLERLVHSEPGSGEISGTVRAELLVEHVGYLPQRVDGLDEAATVLENVRAAAPALPVVELRNRLARFLLRGDAVQRQVATLSGGERFRVALARILLADPAPQLLVLDEPTNNLDLDTVDRLLEALAAYRGAVLIVSHDDAFLARLGPDLTLELTAEGVVER, from the coding sequence ATGCCCACCCTCTCTCCTGCCCTCCTGTTCGATTCCGTCTCGCTCGTGTGGGACGACGGCACGCTCGCCCTCGACGGCGTCTCCGGCTCGTTCGGCTCCGGCCGCACGGGGCTGGTGGGCCGCAACGGCTCGGGGAAGTCGACGCTGCTGCGCATCGCGGCGGGCGATCTCGCCCCCACCTCGGGCCAGGTCATCCGCTCGGGGGAGGTGGCCTACCTTCCGCAGCGCCTGAGCCTCGACGTCGACCGGCCCGTCGCCGAGCTCCTCGGGGTCGCGGGCGCGCTGTCCGCGCTGCGGGCGATCGAATCCGGCGACGCCGACCCGCGGCACTTCGACGCGCTGGGCGACGACTGGGACGTCGAGGCGCGTGCGACCGCCGCGCTCGCCGAGGCGGGGCTGCCGTCGGGCGCGCTGGAGCGCACCATCGGGTCGCTCTCCGGCGGAGAGGCGATCCTCGCCGCGATCGCCGGCATCCGCCTCGGCGGCGCTCCGATCACGCTGCTGGACGAACCCACCAACAACCTCGACCGCGGTGCCCGCGCGCGCCTGGCCGACATGGTGCGGTCGTGGCGCGGCACTCTCGTCGTGGTCAGCCACGACGTCTCGCTCCTGGAACTCATGGACGACACCGCGGAGCTGTATGCGAACGCGCTGTCGGTCTTCGGTGGGCCGTACTCGCAGTGGCGGGCATGGCTCGATGCCGAGCAGGATGCGGCCCGCCAGGCCGAGCGCGCCGCGGCACAGGTGCTGCGGCGCGAGAAGCGCGACCGGGTCGCGGCCGAGCGCACGCTGGCCAGCCGCGCCCACATGGGCCACAAGGCACAGGTGGAGAAGCGCGTCCCGGGCATCGTCTCGGGCAACCGCAAGCGGGCCGCTGAGGTGTCTGCGGGGCGCCTGCGCACCGAGGTGCGGGAGAAGGAGAACGAAGCCCGCGCCGCCCTGGATGCGGCCGAACGCCGCGTGCGCGACGACCAGGCCGTGCGCATCGACCTCCCCGATCCCGGCGTCGCCGCGGGACGGCGCATCCTCAGCGTCGGCGACGCGGAGCACTCGTGGATCGTGCAGGGACCCGAGCGCGTCGCGCTGATCGGCCCCAACGGCATCGGCAAGACGACCCTCCTGGAGCGTCTCGTGCACTCGGAGCCTGGATCCGGCGAGATCTCGGGAACGGTGCGGGCGGAGTTGCTCGTGGAACACGTGGGGTACCTGCCGCAGCGCGTGGACGGGCTGGACGAGGCGGCGACGGTGCTGGAGAACGTGCGGGCGGCAGCGCCCGCCCTGCCCGTCGTGGAGCTTCGGAACCGCCTCGCGCGCTTCCTCCTGCGCGGGGATGCGGTGCAGCGACAGGTCGCGACCCTCTCCGGCGGGGAACGCTTCCGCGTCGCGCTGGCCCGCATCCTGCTGGCCGATCCCGCACCGCAGCTGCTGGTGCTGGACGAGCCGACCAACAACCTCGACCTCGACACGGTCGACCGGTTGCTGGAGGCGCTCGCGGCGTACCGCGGGGCGGTGCTCATCGTCAGCCACGACGACGCGTTCCTCGCCCGACTTGGCCCCGATCTGACGCTCGAACTCACGGCGGAAGGTGTCGTCGAACGCTGA
- a CDS encoding alpha/beta hydrolase encodes MSESPRIDPDLVVWATPPQERAGRPALILLHGYGADERDLLALTEHLPEEFAYAAVRAPLAPPWPSPGYSWYPIEGLNGRDPSAVTGAATGLLEWLDAAVDAPSVGLLGFSQGASVALQALRLKPERIAFVVNLSGYVAPGSLPGDATLAEQKPPVFWGRGTHDDVIPEALVAHTVEWLPAHSDLSGRVYPGLTHSVSQAELADVHAFLRKRLDDPATR; translated from the coding sequence ATGAGCGAGTCTCCGCGCATCGACCCCGACCTGGTCGTGTGGGCCACCCCTCCCCAGGAGCGCGCCGGCCGGCCCGCCCTGATCCTGCTGCACGGGTACGGCGCCGACGAACGCGATCTGCTCGCCCTGACCGAGCACCTCCCCGAGGAGTTCGCGTACGCCGCCGTCCGCGCGCCGCTCGCGCCGCCGTGGCCCTCGCCCGGCTACTCGTGGTACCCCATCGAGGGGCTGAACGGACGCGATCCGTCTGCGGTGACGGGCGCGGCGACCGGCCTGCTGGAGTGGCTGGATGCCGCCGTCGACGCTCCGAGTGTCGGGTTGCTGGGGTTCTCGCAGGGGGCGTCCGTGGCGCTCCAGGCCCTGCGCCTGAAGCCCGAGCGCATCGCCTTCGTGGTGAACCTCTCCGGGTACGTGGCGCCCGGATCCCTCCCGGGGGATGCGACGCTGGCCGAGCAGAAGCCGCCGGTGTTCTGGGGACGCGGGACACACGACGACGTCATCCCCGAGGCGCTGGTGGCGCACACCGTCGAGTGGCTGCCCGCCCACTCCGACCTGAGCGGCCGCGTGTACCCGGGCCTGACCCACAGCGTCTCGCAGGCCGAGCTCGCCGACGTGCACGCCTTCCTCCGCAAGCGCCTGGACGACCCGGCCACGCGGTGA
- a CDS encoding NUDIX hydrolase family protein → MPVRTPDPDPSDDGNGDDARREPLGSPFDQATGPAAAGNPGWLSEVELTEIRRRMPILYVEAVPVRTDGMGAVVQVGILLRATPIGEISRTIVSGRVRYGETVRDALFRHLENDLGPMAFPLLPPQVTPFTVAEYFPLPGMTAFHDDRQHAVSLAFVVPVTGTCEPRQDALEVTWLSPEEASSDALAAEMEGGRGTLIRLALASVGALR, encoded by the coding sequence ATGCCAGTGCGCACTCCCGACCCCGACCCGTCCGACGACGGCAACGGCGACGACGCCCGCCGCGAGCCCCTCGGTTCCCCCTTCGACCAGGCCACCGGACCGGCCGCCGCCGGCAATCCGGGGTGGCTCAGCGAGGTCGAGCTGACCGAGATCCGCCGCCGCATGCCCATCCTGTACGTGGAGGCCGTGCCCGTGCGCACCGACGGCATGGGCGCCGTCGTGCAGGTGGGGATCCTGCTGCGCGCCACCCCGATCGGCGAGATCAGCCGCACGATCGTGTCGGGGCGGGTCCGCTACGGGGAGACGGTGCGTGACGCGCTGTTCCGGCACCTCGAGAACGATCTCGGCCCCATGGCCTTCCCCCTCCTGCCCCCGCAGGTCACTCCCTTCACCGTCGCGGAGTACTTCCCCCTGCCCGGGATGACCGCGTTCCACGACGACCGTCAGCACGCGGTGTCGCTCGCGTTCGTCGTTCCCGTCACCGGCACGTGCGAGCCGCGTCAGGACGCGCTGGAGGTGACGTGGCTCTCGCCCGAGGAGGCGTCCTCCGACGCCCTCGCCGCCGAGATGGAGGGCGGCCGCGGCACCCTCATCCGCCTGGCGCTCGCGAGCGTCGGCGCCCTGCGCTGA
- a CDS encoding dihydroxyacetone kinase family protein — MTRLFNDPDDFAEEMIEGFVAASSRWVHRVSGGVVRATRGPDPTVAVVIGGGSGHYPAFGGLVGPGLAHGAAMGNLFASPSAHQVHSVAAAAHEGRGVLLSFGNYAGDVLHFGQAQERLRAEGVDCRTVLVTDDVWSAPKEELDKRRGIAGDLVVFKVAGAAAEEGLDLDGVERVARLANARTRSFGVAFSGCTLPGADEPLFEVPPGRMAVGLGIHGEPGIDEVDIPTAAGVAEMLVDKLLDELPEGVTAAAARVVPILNGLGSVKYEEMFVVYRSIHRLLEDAGAVVVSPEVGEFCTSFDMAGLSLTLVWLDDELERLWLAPCDTPAYRRGAVEGRREVSADEIADADEAQEIGAAGDASRRAAGALARALEGIAAALDGAADELGRMDRVAGDGDHGIGMQRGSRAAADAARTAADAGAGARTALQRAGDAWADVGGGTSGAIWGEMLATLGAVLGDEDEVTAAGIGDGVVAMKDAVMTFGKAQPGDKTMVDAMVPFAEELTARLGAGDPLPVAWARAAEAADSAAQATAEMTARVGRARAHGEKSVGTPDPGAVSFALVARTVRGNLKEED, encoded by the coding sequence ATGACGCGGCTGTTCAACGACCCGGACGACTTCGCCGAGGAGATGATCGAGGGCTTCGTCGCCGCCTCCTCCCGCTGGGTGCACCGCGTCAGCGGAGGCGTCGTGCGCGCCACGCGCGGGCCCGACCCCACCGTCGCGGTCGTCATCGGTGGGGGCAGCGGACACTACCCGGCCTTCGGCGGCCTGGTCGGACCGGGCCTTGCCCACGGCGCCGCGATGGGGAACCTCTTCGCGTCCCCCTCCGCGCACCAGGTCCACTCCGTCGCCGCAGCCGCCCACGAGGGACGCGGCGTGCTGCTGAGCTTCGGCAACTACGCCGGCGACGTGCTCCACTTCGGCCAGGCGCAGGAGCGGCTGCGCGCGGAGGGCGTCGACTGCCGCACGGTGCTCGTGACCGACGATGTGTGGAGCGCGCCGAAGGAGGAGCTCGACAAGCGCCGCGGCATCGCCGGCGACCTCGTCGTGTTCAAGGTGGCCGGCGCAGCGGCCGAGGAGGGGCTCGACCTGGACGGCGTCGAGCGGGTGGCGCGCCTGGCCAACGCCCGCACGCGCTCGTTCGGCGTCGCCTTCAGCGGCTGCACGCTGCCCGGCGCCGACGAGCCGCTGTTCGAGGTGCCGCCCGGTCGCATGGCCGTCGGGCTCGGCATCCACGGCGAACCCGGCATCGACGAGGTCGACATCCCGACGGCCGCGGGCGTGGCCGAGATGCTCGTGGACAAGCTCCTGGACGAACTCCCCGAGGGGGTCACCGCCGCCGCCGCCCGCGTCGTGCCGATCCTGAACGGCCTGGGGAGCGTCAAGTACGAGGAGATGTTCGTCGTTTACCGCAGCATCCACCGCCTGCTCGAAGACGCCGGCGCCGTGGTGGTGTCACCGGAGGTGGGGGAGTTCTGCACGAGCTTCGACATGGCCGGGCTCTCGCTGACCCTCGTGTGGCTCGACGACGAGCTCGAGCGGCTGTGGCTGGCCCCCTGCGACACGCCCGCCTACCGCCGCGGTGCGGTCGAGGGTCGCCGGGAGGTCTCGGCCGACGAGATCGCCGATGCCGACGAGGCGCAGGAGATCGGCGCGGCCGGCGACGCCTCGCGCCGCGCCGCCGGGGCGCTGGCCCGTGCGCTGGAGGGGATCGCCGCCGCGCTGGACGGAGCCGCCGACGAGCTCGGGCGGATGGACCGGGTCGCCGGGGACGGCGACCACGGCATCGGGATGCAGCGGGGCAGCCGGGCCGCCGCGGATGCCGCGCGCACCGCGGCGGACGCCGGCGCGGGCGCCCGCACCGCGCTGCAGCGCGCGGGCGATGCGTGGGCCGACGTCGGCGGGGGGACCTCCGGGGCGATCTGGGGCGAGATGCTCGCGACCCTCGGGGCCGTCCTGGGCGACGAGGACGAGGTGACAGCGGCCGGGATCGGCGACGGCGTGGTGGCGATGAAGGACGCCGTCATGACCTTCGGCAAGGCGCAGCCGGGAGACAAGACGATGGTCGATGCGATGGTGCCCTTCGCCGAAGAGCTCACGGCACGCCTGGGAGCGGGCGATCCGCTGCCGGTGGCGTGGGCGCGCGCGGCCGAGGCCGCCGATAGCGCGGCGCAGGCCACGGCGGAGATGACCGCGCGCGTCGGGCGGGCCCGCGCGCACGGCGAGAAGAGCGTGGGCACGCCCGACCCGGGGGCCGTGTCGTTCGCGCTGGTGGCCCGCACCGTGCGGGGAAACCTGAAGGAGGAGGACTGA
- a CDS encoding ribose-5-phosphate isomerase, translating into MGFRLVVGSDEAGFDYKERIKADLLADDRVDDVVDVGVTADGATNYPTIAIAAAERVAAGDADRAILICGTGLGVAIAANKVPGIRAVTAHDSYSVERSILSNDVQVLCMGQRVVGLELARRLAREWLGYTFDTSSASADKVAEICAYEGV; encoded by the coding sequence ATGGGATTTCGACTGGTGGTCGGCAGCGATGAGGCCGGCTTCGACTACAAGGAGCGCATCAAGGCCGACCTGCTGGCCGATGACCGCGTGGACGACGTCGTGGATGTGGGAGTGACCGCCGACGGCGCCACGAACTACCCCACGATCGCGATCGCGGCCGCCGAGCGCGTGGCCGCCGGTGACGCCGACCGCGCGATCCTCATCTGCGGCACGGGGCTGGGGGTGGCGATCGCGGCCAACAAGGTCCCCGGCATCCGGGCGGTGACGGCGCACGACTCCTACAGCGTGGAGCGCTCGATCCTCTCCAACGACGTGCAGGTGCTGTGCATGGGTCAGCGCGTCGTCGGCCTCGAGCTGGCCCGCCGCCTCGCGCGCGAGTGGCTCGGCTACACGTTCGACACCTCCAGCGCGTCGGCGGACAAGGTCGCGGAGATCTGCGCCTACGAAGGCGTCTGA
- a CDS encoding triose-phosphate isomerase family protein yields the protein MLIGSSLKMYFSHARTLAWVREVAGIVRDHPAVAAGVRPFVLPQFPSIPACAQIGAAAGLAVGAQDLAAEDEGPYTGEVSGAVLAEVGCSLVEVGHAERRRLFGETDEVVAAKLAAALRHGLIPLLCVGEDRPGDAAAAVDACRRQIDSAVGPARAAGLTGPVTIAYEPLWAIGAPDPAGPDHITAVCGALREYGAEGGQAQAVIYGGSARPGMLAEIAGSVDGLFLGRFAHDPRAFGAILDEAADVLRAQAEVPR from the coding sequence ATGCTGATCGGCTCGAGCCTGAAGATGTACTTCTCGCACGCCCGCACGCTGGCGTGGGTGCGGGAGGTGGCCGGGATCGTCCGGGATCACCCCGCCGTCGCGGCGGGCGTCCGGCCGTTCGTGCTGCCGCAGTTCCCCTCGATCCCGGCATGCGCGCAGATCGGCGCGGCCGCGGGTCTCGCGGTGGGCGCGCAGGATCTCGCCGCGGAGGATGAGGGGCCCTACACCGGTGAGGTCAGCGGCGCGGTGCTGGCCGAGGTGGGGTGCTCGCTCGTCGAGGTGGGCCACGCCGAGCGGCGGCGCCTGTTCGGGGAGACCGACGAGGTCGTGGCCGCCAAGCTCGCCGCCGCACTGCGTCACGGGCTCATCCCGCTGCTGTGCGTGGGAGAGGACCGGCCGGGGGATGCAGCGGCCGCCGTGGACGCGTGCCGCCGGCAGATCGACTCCGCGGTGGGTCCCGCACGTGCTGCCGGGCTGACCGGACCCGTCACGATCGCCTACGAGCCGCTGTGGGCGATCGGCGCACCCGACCCCGCCGGACCCGACCACATCACCGCCGTGTGCGGGGCCCTGCGTGAGTACGGCGCGGAGGGCGGGCAGGCGCAGGCCGTCATCTACGGCGGCAGCGCACGCCCCGGTATGCTGGCCGAGATCGCCGGTTCGGTCGACGGCCTGTTCCTCGGCCGCTTCGCCCACGACCCGAGGGCGTTCGGCGCGATCCTCGATGAGGCGGCGGACGTGCTGCGTGCACAGGCGGAGGTGCCACGATGA
- a CDS encoding GntR family transcriptional regulator: MTLEAAPRGLEALAGGVERRGLRDHVYERILGLLLSGEVAPGARLSIDTIARQLHVSPTPVREAMVQLERTGLVTREALKGYRVAPPLRPSQLRELFDARLMLETTATRLATPATPEMVRELRAAQQAHRAVGDRVMAAMAGGDSDVALTTAYFAADAAFHRVVFDHCGNHYLREMSETLGAQLHRMRQAAVHGVTDVREAIAEHEAVVDAFAGDDRDAPEQAMRRHVELVGERSLAAARAE, from the coding sequence ATGACCCTGGAGGCGGCTCCGCGCGGCCTGGAGGCCCTCGCCGGCGGCGTGGAACGGCGCGGTCTGCGCGACCACGTGTACGAGCGGATCCTGGGTCTGCTGCTCAGCGGCGAAGTGGCCCCCGGCGCGCGGCTGTCGATCGACACGATCGCCCGCCAGCTGCACGTCTCACCCACCCCCGTGCGCGAGGCGATGGTGCAGCTGGAGCGCACGGGCCTCGTCACGCGCGAGGCGCTCAAGGGCTATCGCGTCGCCCCGCCGCTGCGGCCCTCGCAGCTGCGCGAGCTCTTCGACGCCCGCCTCATGCTGGAGACGACCGCCACGCGCCTGGCGACACCGGCGACACCCGAGATGGTCCGCGAGCTGCGTGCGGCGCAGCAGGCGCACCGCGCTGTGGGAGACCGCGTCATGGCGGCGATGGCTGGGGGTGACTCCGATGTCGCGCTGACCACGGCGTATTTCGCGGCGGATGCGGCGTTCCACCGCGTCGTGTTCGATCACTGCGGCAATCACTACCTCCGCGAGATGAGCGAGACCCTCGGGGCGCAGCTGCACCGGATGCGGCAGGCCGCCGTGCACGGCGTCACCGACGTGCGCGAGGCCATCGCCGAGCACGAGGCGGTCGTCGACGCCTTCGCCGGCGACGACCGCGACGCGCCCGAGCAGGCGATGCGCCGTCACGTCGAGCTCGTCGGCGAGCGCTCCCTGGCCGCCGCCCGCGCCGAGTAA
- a CDS encoding sugar phosphate isomerase/epimerase family protein has translation MTAASLPPYDRDTWPIAVCMHGFPPVAADGTRLHDAAPEVWDDLFAQVAALGFTAIELADSHIRPADLDASRRAELLAISAAHGVTPISVHVQRQSVIQPGRGEENLAYAHRTIDASAELGLQVFSTGLHQPFSDAQRKALWFWTAPGPVDPDDAETRALAVRRLRELGEHAASVGLPMALEMYEDTYLGTADSAVRLIEEIGLDNVGLNPDIGNLVRLHRPIEDWREMHEKTLPYANYWHVKNYMRDEAGDGSWATSVPTSLELGLINYRAMVARAVELGFSGPFLMEQYGGDSLGVCATNRTYLQSLLPPSAGPARKR, from the coding sequence ATGACCGCAGCGTCCCTTCCGCCGTACGACCGCGACACGTGGCCGATCGCCGTGTGCATGCACGGGTTCCCACCCGTCGCCGCCGACGGCACGCGCCTGCACGACGCCGCGCCGGAGGTGTGGGACGACCTGTTCGCGCAGGTGGCCGCGCTGGGCTTCACCGCCATCGAACTCGCCGACAGCCACATCCGCCCCGCCGACCTGGATGCCTCGCGCCGCGCGGAACTCCTCGCCATCTCCGCAGCGCACGGGGTGACCCCGATCTCCGTGCACGTGCAGCGGCAGAGCGTCATCCAGCCCGGTCGCGGCGAGGAGAACCTCGCGTACGCACACCGCACGATCGACGCGTCGGCCGAGCTGGGGCTGCAGGTGTTCTCCACCGGCCTGCACCAGCCGTTCAGCGACGCGCAGCGGAAGGCGCTGTGGTTCTGGACGGCTCCCGGTCCCGTCGACCCCGACGACGCCGAGACCCGCGCCCTCGCGGTGCGCCGGCTGCGCGAACTCGGCGAGCACGCGGCATCCGTGGGCCTGCCGATGGCGCTGGAGATGTACGAGGACACCTACCTCGGCACCGCCGACAGCGCCGTGCGCCTCATCGAGGAGATCGGCCTCGACAACGTCGGGCTCAACCCCGACATCGGCAACCTCGTGCGCCTGCACCGCCCCATCGAGGACTGGCGCGAGATGCACGAGAAGACGCTGCCGTACGCGAACTACTGGCACGTGAAGAACTACATGCGCGACGAGGCCGGCGACGGCAGCTGGGCGACGTCGGTGCCCACGAGCCTCGAGCTCGGGCTCATCAACTACCGGGCGATGGTGGCCCGGGCGGTGGAGCTGGGCTTCAGCGGCCCCTTCCTCATGGAGCAGTACGGCGGCGACAGCCTCGGCGTGTGCGCCACCAACCGCACGTACCTGCAGTCCCTGCTTCCCCCCTCCGCCGGCCCCGCACGAAAGAGATGA
- a CDS encoding 3-hydroxyacyl-CoA dehydrogenase family protein — translation MTDTPRPVYAVVGSGYMGGGIAQMLALSGADVRIADVDLDVAQRNRERLIGEAEQFAADGLFPADAPAVIAERVTATTIEDAVAGASFIEEAVPEKIEIKHATLRRISEAAAPDAVIGSNTSTILIGRLAEAVTRPERFLGVHFSNPAPFIPGVELIPHAGTDDAVIPVVEGIVAATGKETARVKDATGFVLNRLQYALFHEATQLVEEGVATPEDIDTIVRTTFGFRLPFFGPFAIADMAGLDVYAFCYASLQTEFPERFATPRILDDLVSAGKLGTKSGAGFLDVPADRTPELVAYRNKAYVAMKKLLQELGPAPIAPAGEEPRQS, via the coding sequence ATGACCGATACCCCGCGCCCCGTCTACGCCGTCGTCGGCAGCGGATACATGGGCGGCGGAATCGCCCAGATGCTCGCCCTCTCCGGCGCCGACGTGCGCATCGCCGACGTCGACCTCGACGTGGCGCAGCGCAATCGCGAGCGGCTCATCGGAGAGGCCGAGCAGTTCGCCGCCGACGGGCTGTTCCCCGCCGACGCCCCCGCCGTCATCGCCGAGCGGGTCACCGCCACCACGATCGAAGACGCCGTGGCGGGGGCGAGCTTCATCGAAGAGGCGGTACCGGAGAAGATCGAGATCAAGCACGCCACGCTGCGGCGCATCTCCGAGGCCGCCGCCCCCGATGCCGTCATCGGCAGCAACACCTCCACGATCCTCATCGGGCGTCTGGCCGAGGCGGTCACCCGGCCCGAGCGATTCCTCGGGGTCCACTTCTCCAACCCCGCGCCCTTCATCCCCGGTGTCGAGCTCATCCCGCACGCCGGCACCGACGACGCGGTCATCCCGGTCGTGGAGGGCATCGTCGCCGCCACCGGCAAGGAGACGGCCCGCGTGAAGGATGCCACGGGCTTCGTGCTGAACCGTCTGCAGTACGCGCTGTTCCACGAGGCGACGCAGCTGGTGGAGGAGGGCGTGGCCACCCCGGAGGACATCGACACGATCGTGCGGACGACCTTCGGGTTCCGGCTGCCCTTCTTCGGGCCCTTCGCGATCGCCGACATGGCGGGGCTCGACGTCTACGCGTTCTGCTACGCCTCGCTGCAGACCGAGTTCCCCGAACGGTTCGCCACGCCGCGGATCCTGGACGACCTCGTCTCCGCCGGGAAGCTGGGCACGAAGTCGGGCGCGGGCTTCCTCGACGTGCCCGCCGACCGCACACCCGAGCTCGTCGCGTACCGCAACAAGGCGTACGTCGCGATGAAGAAGCTGCTGCAGGAATTGGGCCCCGCCCCGATCGCGCCGGCGGGGGAGGAGCCACGGCAGTCATGA
- a CDS encoding SDR family NAD(P)-dependent oxidoreductase gives MTAAFPAERTVILTGAASPRGIGRTTAHHLAEHGWHVGILDVDGDAAARTAEDLSDRYGVRALGVGADVSDRAQAVAAVDALEAGLPQLVAVVNFAGVSSPVPYLEVTPEEWERVRAINLDGVHWVTQRVAQSLVSSGVGRIVGISSVSAQRGGGTFSKTPYSAAKAGIIGLMRSIARELGPFGVTANVISPGPIDTDIMGGTLSEERKSHMAADGVLPRIGTPRDIAAAVAYLISEDAGFVTGHTLNVDGGLYMH, from the coding sequence ATGACCGCAGCCTTCCCCGCCGAACGCACCGTGATCCTCACGGGGGCGGCCAGCCCCCGCGGCATCGGGCGGACGACGGCGCACCACCTCGCCGAACACGGATGGCACGTGGGCATCCTCGACGTCGACGGCGATGCCGCCGCCCGCACCGCCGAAGACCTCTCCGACCGCTACGGCGTGCGCGCGCTCGGGGTGGGCGCCGATGTGTCCGACCGCGCTCAGGCGGTGGCCGCGGTGGACGCGCTCGAGGCGGGCCTGCCCCAGCTGGTCGCGGTCGTGAACTTCGCCGGAGTCTCCTCGCCCGTCCCGTACCTCGAGGTCACGCCCGAGGAGTGGGAGCGCGTGCGCGCGATCAACCTCGACGGCGTCCACTGGGTGACCCAGCGGGTCGCCCAGTCCCTCGTCTCCTCCGGCGTGGGGCGCATCGTGGGGATCTCCTCCGTCTCGGCGCAGCGCGGCGGGGGCACCTTCTCCAAGACGCCGTACTCGGCCGCCAAGGCGGGCATCATCGGGCTCATGCGCTCGATCGCGCGGGAGCTCGGCCCGTTCGGGGTGACCGCCAACGTCATCTCCCCCGGCCCCATCGACACCGACATCATGGGCGGCACCCTCAGCGAGGAGCGGAAGTCGCACATGGCGGCCGACGGCGTCCTGCCCCGCATCGGCACGCCGCGCGACATCGCCGCCGCCGTCGCCTACCTCATCAGCGAGGACGCCGGATTCGTCACGGGCCACACCCTCAACGTCGACGGCGGCCTCTACATGCACTGA